The Dreissena polymorpha isolate Duluth1 chromosome 4, UMN_Dpol_1.0, whole genome shotgun sequence region CTTGTTTATTACTGGTGCTCTTTTGTACACtggtacaaaaattgtacttcgacgtacaaatatgaaatacacttcgacgtatatatttgtacgtcgaagtacaaatttgtacttcgacgtacatttttgaacgtcgacgtacacattttctgaacagccaatcaaaacactcgtctcttgagccgcttttccttcatatttattaataatacatgtttcaaatctcttttttaattgaggacaaaatgaataaaaatatcaaaattgaaaaaaaaaaaacaaaaaaaaaacaaagaattaaaactAAGCATCTACTTTacggtatttattctaaaatcggTTTAAGTAATCAATATTATACACTTTATTAGACAaccggccgatgtctgatctatatgtcataacttgacgctcaaagggataagatagggatcaccacagcaggttgctaatacacagtgtatacTTCCGCTTTTTTATTGTGGTAACGTGATTGTTTAGAAAGCATAGGCCAAATAATATGGactcaaattttgaaataaaaaatcgtataaagagtctgaaaatagcgcagtgaatgtttaacatgcggatcaaagcaacagatgtaaggggtcttctgattggctaacactcaagggtcggtaaaattgtacgtcgaagtaggATAGTTCATCTGGCACGAACCTACTCAATATCGGCCGCGATGGCGTCTTTTCAATCggtaaaaattgtacgtcgaagtaggATAGTAAATCTGGCACGAACCTACTCAATATCGGCCGCGATGGCGTCTTTTAAATATCTTATTACGTTAAAATAATGTACTTTCATTTCAGATTGCTGAATATTACATGTTGGTAATAGtaactttatttcaaatgaaTGAATTCTTCAATTTCCTGCAACAAATGGGCATCAACCATGTCGACTTAATCCTAAAGAGAAATCAGggtatttccatattttttttacatcaaaGTGGTAAGcaattgataataaaataaattgatttagcTCATGAAGGCACACAACAGATGCGCATTACATAAtgacaataacaaaaaaaaaattgcatcattaaactaatgtttttttctacatataattatgtattgcaatataatacatttttcagTGTCCATGCCATTGAAGCGTCGTAGGGAATGCAAGAACCGTCGTCTGATTGTTTGAACTATTTGTTACTTGAACTGTATCAGCAGGTATGCTACAAGACAAAAAAAAGGATAATATGAAccacatattatttatttatatatgtgagtcgcgctctgtgataggggggtttactgcatgtgcgtaaagtggcatcccagTTTAGcgcgtgcagtctgcacaggctaatcagagacaacactgtcAGCCTAACCTGGATTTttgaaaaatttcattaaagcggtaaattttcgtccctgataagcctaggCGGGCAGTTTTGATCAACCCGTATGCACATTAACCAAACAAGTTTATCCCACATATAGAATGCAGAACGTGTACGATTGAACATAATTGGCAGTTCTGtggaaataaattaattcttGAAACCATTGACAACAACATGTTTAACAACTGGAATATGTTACATAATTTTCACTCTTGCGAAATATTAAAGCATTGTACTTTAATTTGAACTTACTACACAATCGGCTAGGATGTTGAAAGCGCGTTTaaaattgtcataagagatttagAAATTTGTATATATGTctcaaacaaaattattgttttcataaataaaaggACAGGTAGGGGCATCGGAAGGGCTGTTGGAGCTTCAGAAGGGCAGGGCGGGCGCCCTTctatttaggcctagctggagcactgactgTCATAGACACTAACAATGTTATTAttagctcagttgaattatcctaaCGGATATTAAATAAGTATAaatctctgattatactcctttattTGACGTTtcagcataatgcctttatcaaaacaatgaaatttatatgttaactacattttttcATCTTTAGACTGCAAAATCTAAAGAActaagaaaatgtttttaaacgtcaaatgactttgtacatgatgacgtcataactgacgttatataaaatggcgccaaaattgtaaaaattcgccaaaaactATCTAGTAAACAATatgtgtgaaaaacattttatattaatcatcaacataaatgaatgtaaaaataatagtactttatgcaaatTATCTTATCCATAATGTGTAAATAATAGATAGAATAGCAAGTAaacatgattatttaatcaaatatcattatcatTTAGATCTAcgtagatatggattgaaatcatttaattcattaaataagtttaccctatttattttaattatgataaCAAGTTTTaggtaaattataattaaatatgatgatgtattgttttattacaaaatatcaatttattaaatatataaagcacacatttgacATAAGATTGAGATAGCTATGTAAGTATTTATtaaagtcatttcatttttggtgaatttttacaatttttggcgccattttatataacgtcgtttatgacgtcatcatgtacaacgtcatttgacgtttaaaaacatgttctttgttATTTagattgtgcagtcaaaagatgtaaaaatgtagttaacatataaatgccattgttttgataaaggcattatgccgaaacgtcataTTAATGGAGTATACTCCATTAatggagtataatcagagagttataatggtattatttattacataatccGTTCATGATTGGTATCACCACGTATATTAGGTCATGGGTTAAGTTAATCAATTcgtaattaatataaaaaaaaaggtttacGCATCTGCGATTTGCACATTCACATTATTCGGTTTATTCCGTTCTTTTAAGTTTGAGTAGCATATACTTTCCGATTGTTTTCCGTCGGTGAGTAGTTGATTATTCtagtaattttataataaaaacaatctattCAATGCTAACGTAAGATGAATAAAACGCCGttagcttaacccatttatgcctagcgtctagaaaaaaaggccttggcaaacagcgtagacccagatgagacgccgcatgaagcggcgtctcatcagggtctgcgctgtttacttaaaggaatttctgtaagacatattctaaatatagaaataaatataatagacatcccttattttggaaatgaattgatccaatttagaaagatgggagagttcactaggcttaaatgggtttaaCAGAGACGGAGCTACGTCTCTGGCTTAAACAAACATAGAGATAGCGGCCTCTCGCCATATCAGTTTGACATTGCACCCCAAACAGATATATAATTACAGCCATACGTCGAGGGTGTGTAAACATACAATATGGATTAAATACAAAAGGGTGTGTTGACACAGGGATTGGCTCACAGGATGGGCACATAGGTCACTCAAGTTGCTAGCGAATGTTATCAATGATTTTACTGCTTTGGAACTCGTACCTGAACAGTACTTATTGATAAACATTAATTTACACCACCCGTCATGTACATGTTGAGAATAACTGGATAGTATTTTACCACAGAATACGTGGaagtttgaaaaaatgaaattaaaatgctGGAAAACGTGTCAGAGACACTACTCAGCTTTATAATATACTGAAGTCATTTCGATAACAAGGAGTTGTGCGAGTAATAAGTGCTTGGTTTGAGTGGAGTGTACACATCAAACGTGGGTAAGCTGCTCAGATCAAATGTCTCAAGCTCGTAAACGCGTCAAATATTGACACTAGTGATGTGTGTACTGAGTTTCATGTGGCTTTGTAAGCCtttttgtatttgatatttgcTTGAAATCATTTGTAATTGTAAACAAAAGCAAACGTTATACAATACTTAAagtatttttatatgtgttaaattgtaatacattgataaaaataagttacaacaagagattgccaagcaatatgatcccctaccggtgaaactccaccattgtcagtatgttttttatttgttgccatagcaaccagactggctggctggctggctgactggctgtgcatacccactttaaccATCCTCGAGAAAGCCTACATTATCAAATAACAACTTGTGAGTGAGCGTGCATACATGCGATGGAGAATTCGgcgtgttttttatgcccccgaaggagggcatatagtgatgggactgtacgtccgtccgtctgtccgtccgtctttcagtcacactttgcgtttaggtttcgaaaaatgctcatagcttcgatgtcgcttcagatagcaatttcatatttggcatgcatgtgtatatggacaaggcctttccatacgcacacaaattttgacccctgttaccttgaccttgaacttagggtccgcgtttaggttttgaaatctgcgtttaggtttcgaaaaaagctcataacttctgtcaagcgtttatagggagcatatgtcatcctatggtgacagctcttgttttcattcTTGCTTGTCAATTATGCGGttaacaaaattgttttattctTAACTGTGTTTTATGAAAATGCAAATCAATAAAGAAAATACCGGATTGGTTATGTTAATTGATATCATTGGTTGATTTTAAAATCACTATCCGCTTCAAAGTGAAAGGCTTGTGTATTGCACGTTTAATTATCTATGTAAGGAATATTTAGTTATTAGTTGTCCAACGGTATTCACACAACTAACGATCTACAGTTCTCGTGAATTTTCCGCTATTGTTGCGGTATTGTGACATTATATGACGGCTAAATTCGAAAGGAACTACGTGTTATGATAACAAATAAATTCTACTCTATAAGACCATAAATAGTTGATGTCAAAGTATTTTAATAGAAAGCTCCATAGGCATATTTTTATCTAACGGacttatgttattttatgttaaatattagtCCATGTGTTATAGATCTAGAAGCTTTTTGTTCATATAAACGTTGGAAAGAGATTTGCTCTCTTTTGAAACGAATTGtcatcttaaagcgggtatatacgattttgtcaaatatttatgaatttatataaactgtgtaaaaaacttattatatatatattacaatataaattaaaataaaagttaagaagaacatgtgtcgaaaaatgcgaaataagctagatatttaatactgaaattgaaaacggctgtacagccgaattcgccagcatgtataccatacatgtacgatgtgcatctaaacttagtttaacggtttatttgaattcctgcaacgatatctattcatacgacacacgaacactatctccgatcctactgcaaagacgaatgcttctgttattgcaggaaaatatgtacgtcactatcggctcggggcgctaatttgcctttgcttcattttatgaaattcggctttaatgtataatttttcttgcctattttgtgttattgtaacatattttatcaatatattacaattaaacacatataaaaaatcgtatatacccgctttaaagcgggtatatacgattttttatatgtgtttaattgtaatatatttatatgaaattcggctttaatgtataattttaatcaatatattacaattaaacacatataaaaaatcgtatatacccgcttttgctttaaagcgggtatatacgattttttatatgtgtttaattgtaatatatttataaaatatgttacaataacacaaaataggcaagaaaaattatacattaaagccgaatttcataaaatgaagcaaaggcaaattagcgccccgagccgatagtgacgtacatatttacctacaataaccgaagcattcgtctttgcagtaggatcggagatagtgttcgtgtgtcgtatgaatagatatcgttgcaagaattcaaataaaccgttaaactaagtttagatgcacatcgtacatgtatggtatacatgctggcgaattcggctgtacagccgttttcaatttcagaattaaatatctggcttatttcgcatttttcgacacatgttcttcttaacttttattttaatttatattgaaatatatatttaataagttttttacacagtttatataaattcataaatatttgacaaaatcgtatatacccgctttaatagaCCGGTACTAGCGATTTTATCAGGATTCTAATTATCAGTATAAAATGTTTTGGTAACAAACAATTATAACATACCCTTACAAAGAtttttcatagattttttttaattcatgtttAAATACTATATTTCATAGAAATATGTTTGAACCAAACTCAATGCGACACTGTCCTCTTACTAGTTTAAAgttaaatatgcaaatatataGTTACTGAACAACAAGTAAACACTTCATGTCGCGTAGACCAAGGATTGCtcataattttcactgataagaGTTTTATGATGTACAAAAAAGGGATTCACAACTTTTCGCAGCTTATAACGCCCATGTACGATAATAATTCTTGAGTATTGGACTATATCattcaaatatcataattaattataaaaagcTAGCTAACATAAAAATAACCTTTTTGATGAAAAACATCACTAACAAATAAATGATGTAATTCTATCACATAATTCAGAAGACAAACGGATTTCTCTTTCTAGGCATGGCAAAGACTCGACGTAACTTCCGGACCGCTAGAGATAGTGCGCTCGGCTTCTTCTGTCTCCTCACCGCTTTCACTTCCGGATGCCTGCTTCTCAACATCAGCATGATCACATCGATCAAATCGAGCGTTGACACCGGCGATGAGCTACGTGACGTCACGGTTGCACCAGTAGCAGCACCGAGAAAGAGTTACGTTGGAATGTTGAGGCTCATGGTCTATAGTGACGATTCGGCGGATCCTGaatatgtttcaaataattattcCCAACCCAAACTTGTAGTTTGGGCTGGTAAGAAAACAATCTGTTCTAAGAATACCGACTTGTTTGTATATGTTCCGAGCAAAAAGGAAAATTTTATAAGACGGCGATTGATTCGCCAAACATGGGGTTCTTTAAAAATCGTCAATAATATATCCATCACAGTCGTGTTTATTTTAGGTAAACCCCTCGATATTAATGACCAGGTTATGATTAATAATGAACAGCTTGTTCACGAAGATATTATTCAAGTTGATGTTCACGAACACTTACGAAATTTATCGGTGAAAGCGGTCGCCGCAATGTCTTGGATACATGAGCGCTGCAAACACATTCGTTACGTCATGAAGGTTGATGACGACATCTTTGTGAACGTCTTTGAACTGACAAGAACTATTTTGCCCCAGCTCCGCCCGGACTCGTTTGCAATTGCTTGCCATGTGGTGCCGGAGGGAAGAAGTCCAATAGTTCGCTCGGAAAAGAGTCGTTGGTATATCCCAGAAAACCTGCTTCCTGGACGGAAATATTTCCCGACATTTTGTTCTGGTTATACGGTGGTGATGACTGCTAAAACTGCTCAAGAATTGTTTAAAAATTCTCTTAAACAGCCCATCTTGCCCGTAGACGACGTGTACAATTTCGGTATCCTTGCCGAAAACTTGAATGTTACGTTCATGGACGTAAAGGGGAAAATGTCGTTGAATGAAGCGTCTGCAATGAAGTCATACGAGAGCGGCGACGTACAGACATTCGCTATTGACGTCAAGTCATCCGCTAAAATGGAACTGTTCTGGTCACTCGCTCttcaaaatgaaatgaagaatgcATCTTAAACGGAGCATTTTTCTTCGTCATACCGTGTTCATGTGTATACTGCAATGTATAGCGGCATTGCACTCATCAGTATCGTGTGTTGACtgcgtttaaaaaaaacttgtttagcACAGGCTGATTTTGTGTACATTGATTTACAATATAATAGGCTATTGTTGACTGTATATTTCTTTCAATGGGGACAATCCAACATTTTGTTTATTACGAAAGGCTAGTCGTCTGTCAGTTGGCTGTAAACTACAGAAAACATGTGTGAATTCAACCACTATATCTCGACAGGGTATATCATACAGGCGATACATTTACTTATTTAAAATGTGACATATACGTATTTGATAAAGAAGCGTAGCGGTTTATACTCGATCgactaaataattaaaaaaataagtataaaaaatgtaaaatatgtctTTTTATTTCTTGTACATAATTGATTGGACCTATGTTACAACAAAAAATGTACATCACCCCTTTATTGAACAAAACTCAGTGATGTTATTATTAAAATCCAGGTGTGGATTAAAAACATATTG contains the following coding sequences:
- the LOC127879094 gene encoding beta-1,3-galactosyltransferase 1-like, encoding MAKTRRNFRTARDSALGFFCLLTAFTSGCLLLNISMITSIKSSVDTGDELRDVTVAPVAAPRKSYVGMLRLMVYSDDSADPEYVSNNYSQPKLVVWAGKKTICSKNTDLFVYVPSKKENFIRRRLIRQTWGSLKIVNNISITVVFILGKPLDINDQVMINNEQLVHEDIIQVDVHEHLRNLSVKAVAAMSWIHERCKHIRYVMKVDDDIFVNVFELTRTILPQLRPDSFAIACHVVPEGRSPIVRSEKSRWYIPENLLPGRKYFPTFCSGYTVVMTAKTAQELFKNSLKQPILPVDDVYNFGILAENLNVTFMDVKGKMSLNEASAMKSYESGDVQTFAIDVKSSAKMELFWSLALQNEMKNAS